Proteins encoded by one window of Nicotiana tabacum cultivar K326 chromosome 10, ASM71507v2, whole genome shotgun sequence:
- the LOC142165158 gene encoding secreted RxLR effector protein 161-like: protein MDEIGSPVNQTMYRGIIGSLLYLTSSRHDIVFSVGLCARFQPNPKESHLKDAKRILRYLKGTQDLVLYYPSGDSFNLIGYADTDYASHLMDRKSTSGMAHFLRSCLISWGTRKQNSVALSTAEAEYVAAASSCAQLLWIKQQLED, encoded by the coding sequence atggatgaaatTGGATCTCCTGTGAATCAAACAATGTATAGAGGCATCATTGGGTCTCTCCTCTATCTCACTTCTAGTCGACATGATATTGTCTTCAGTGTGGGGCTGTGTGCGAGGTTTCAaccaaatcccaaggaatctcacttAAAGGATGCCAAAAGAatactgagatatctcaaaggcacGCAGGACCTGGTGCTATATTATCCATCAGGTGACAGTTTTAATCTGATTGGGTATGCTGACACAGACTATGCAAGTCATCTTATGGATAGAAAAAGCACTTCTGGGATGGCTCACTTCTTAAGATCATGTCTTATCTCTTGGGGGACAAGGAAACAAaattcagtggctctttcaacagctgaagctgaatatgtagcTGCAGCATCCAGCTGTGCTCAGCTTCTGTGGATCAAGCAGCAGTTGGAAGATTAA